AATTTTACAAGAAATGAAAAAGGACCCTTTTTTCGAAATATATCTTGTAGTTACCGGAATCTGTCTTTTGGAGACTCATGGAAAAGATATCAATTATATAACCGAAGATGGTTTTGAGATTCATGCTCAAATTCCAATGTTTGTTGAAGGATCAGAGGATACCGGGGCTGAGATGGTTCGCTCTTTGAGCCGTGTAATGAAGGGGCTGGTTGATGAACTTGAAATCGCTAAGCCTGACCTGGTATTGTCAGGTTTTGATATTGGTGCCAATTTGGCTGTAACCATTGCGGCAGCTCATATGAATATTCCCGTTGCACATATCCAGGGTGGTGAAGTAACAGGGAGCATCGACGAGAGTATTCGTCATGCCATGAGTAAGTTTGCTCACATACATTTCCCGGCAACCGAACTCTCCAAGGAGAGGTTGATAAAAATGGGAGAACACCCTGATTCAATTTTTGTCGTCGGCTGTCCTTCCATAGATGTTTTATTGGAAACTCCAGTTATTCCGAGGAAAGAGATTGAAGATAAACTCTCAATTGACCTCAGCAAGCCAACTCTACTGATGATTCAACATCCGGTAACCACCGAAAGTTTAAGCTCTTTTGATCAGATTTCTGAGACAATTGATGCGATATCTGAGTCCAATATTAATTGTATTGTCTCCCTTCCAAATAATGATGCGGGTCACGCGAAAATAATTGAAAAAATTAAATCATCTGGATTAAGGTGGTATCCAAGTTTGCCAACCGATCTCTTTGTTAACCTCTATCGTAATGTATCAGCTTTGATTGGTAATTCCAGCTCCGGAATACATGAGACCCCAACATTGAGAATACCCACAATAAACATAGGGACACGACAACAGGGCAGGGAAAGAGCACCCAATGTGATTGATGTCGGTTACAATAAAGCAGAAATAGTGGAAGCAATCAAAAAAGCAGTTTTTGATGAATCATTTAGGAATTTTGTAAAAACAATCGATAATCCCTATGGAGATGGGCACTCCGCTCGTAGAATAGTTGAAATACTGCGCACAATCAAACTTGATGGTATTGTTCAGAAAATGTTTTATGACTAGTGTCGTTTTGTTAGGAGGAGGAGGATTTATTGGTTCTAAATTATCTGAGCGACTGCGTACCCTAAATTACAATGTTGTGGTAGCAGATATGCACCAAATGCCGGGGAGCACTGATAATTTTATAGAACTGGATATATTATCAGGTTCAAATTTTGCTGAGATTCTGAAAAGATTTGATGTCGTCATTAACTTAACAGGCCAGATTACATCCCCTATTAATGGCTGTTGGAAGTTGAATACTCAAGGCATTACAAACATATTGTCAGCTTTAAAGGGAAGTAATACACATATTATTCAAATTTCTACTGTTTCGGTCTATGGTACTGCAGATTTTGTTGATGAAGATTCAGCATTAAACCCGGAAACTCCTTATGCTGTTTGTAAGTCCTTTGCAGAATTTTTAGTCAGACAAAGTCTAAAGGAAGAGAATTATACTATTCTTAGGCTCTCCAATCTTTTTGGGTCAGAACAAAAGAAAGGTTTCTTTTCCTACATCGTCCAGGCAGCAAAGGGTAATCGTACACTCGAATTTAATAACGATGGCTCTCTACTACGGTATTATCTACACATTGATGATTGCGTTGAAGCAATCTCCCTCATGGCGCAAAAAAGACTTGCGGGTACATATAATGTGTGTGGGTTAAAAGCATATACTATTAAAGATATCATTGATATTTTTGACAAAATACACAATATCAAGTTTTCTGTTAAATATTCAAGTATTTCACCGTCAGAAAATATTAAAACCATCAGTTCCAGTAAATTTAAAGAATTAACTGAGTACATTGCAAGGCATTCAGTTGAAGATTATATTAAGGAAATAGTGTTGAATGACTAAAAAAATCACCGAGTTTTTAATCACTCAAATAGCGACTCTAAGAGAGGCAATGTCTCGGTTGGACAAAACACACAAAAAGGTACTTTTTGTTGTTAACGATATGAATCATTTGATCGGTTCGCTTTCCGACGGAGATATCCGAAGAGCCCTTTTAGCAAATGCAGATTTTAATATGAAGGTCGGTGACTTTTGTAATACTCATCCGCACAAATTGGGTCTGGATTACGAAGTTACAGTGGTAAAAAATCTCTTTGTGGAACATAATATTTCAGCATTGCCTGTGGTAAACTCAGAAAATTTAGTTGCTGAAATTATATTTTGGGATGATATTTTTGAAGTAAAACAAACTAATGTCAAAAAAACACAATTGCAGCTTCCGGTATTAATAATGGCTGGGGGGCAAGGTACCAGACTGGAACCTTTTACAAAAATTCTTCCTAAACCTCTGATCCCAATTGGAGATAAGTCAATCATCGAGTTAGTTATTGACAAGTTTCTGCTTTATGGAATTGACGAGTTTTATATAACTGTTAAACATAAAGCAAAAATAATAAAATCCTATTTTGAAGAACTTAACCCACCTTACAAGGTGAATTTTATTGAAGAAGGTGATCCCTTAGGTACAATTGGTGCCTTATCCCTCATTAAAAACAATATACACGACACTGTCCTGGTAACAAATTGTGATATCGTGATAGATTGTGACTATAGTGAGTTTCTTAATTTTCATAATGTAAACAAATATGGAATCAGTCTGATTGCCTCCCTAATTAACCATAAAATACCATATGGGATTTGCGAAATTGAAAACGGTGGGAATCTTAAGACATTCTCTGAAAAACCGGAACAGTCTTTCCTTGCCTCAACCGGGATGTATTTGATAAATCGCGATGTAGTCGAGATAATTCCAGAAAACACATTCTATCATGTAACGCAGCTTATTGCTCAATTAAAAGACAAAGGTGGAAAAATAGGTGTGTTTCCGATATCTGAAAATTCTTGGGTTGATACAGGTGAATGGTCCGAATACAAAAAGACAACTGCCTTCTTTAATGATTTGGCACATCAATTTTAATGCTGTCTCATCTGACAAACTAACTTTAAGCCATGTCGAGTAGAAAATTGAATTTACTAATAACGATTTGTGCCCGTGGAGGCTCAAAAGGAATCCCGGGAAAGAACTTAAGTAAAATCGCGAACTTACCACTCCTCTCCTATTCTACAGTGGTCGCGAGGGAATTTGGTGCAAAATATGATGCTGATTATGGGTTTTCAACAGATAGTGTTGATATTCTAGATTTGGCCAAGAGTGTTGGTTTTGGTACTGATTATGTCCGGCCAGCACACCTGGCTACAGACAGTTCCGGGAAAATTGATACAATTCACGATTTGATTAAATATGAAGAGTCAAAGAACTCTAAAAAATATGATTATATATTAGATCTCGACATTACTTCACCTCTAAGAACAGTTGATGATCTTGACATTGCATTTGCACTTTTACAATCCAATTCTGATGCGCTAAATCTGTTTTCGGTGAACAAAGCGCATCGCAATCCATACTTTAATCAGGTCGAAATCAAAGAAAATGGTTTTTTTGACCTGGTAAAAAAAACTCAGACACCTGTTTTAACCCGGCAGTCCGCACCTAAGGTTTGGGATTTAAATGCTTCTTTTTATTTTTATCGGAGATCCTTTTTCGATCTCAATTACAGGAATGCATATACGGAACGGTCAATAATATATGAAATGCCACATATGTGTTTTGATCTTGATGAAAAATTAGATTTTACCATTATGTCCTATCTAATTGAAAATGAGCTACTTGATTTTGAATTGCTGAAGTTAACCTAAATGCGTGTTGGGATTGTTGGTCTTGGTTCAATTGGTCAGCGTCATGCTCAAAATTTAATAAATCTTGGTGTTGAAGATTTATTACTTCTACGACTTAAAGGAATAGGCAATAAATTTGGTATTAGTGAATATTATTCGATAGAGAGTTTTTTTTGTGAGAATCCTGATTTTGTTATCATAGCTGTTCCAACTTCTGAACACATTCATTTTCTGAAGGAAGTTATAATACGAGAGAATAGTTTTCTGTGTGAAAAACCCCTTGTAAGTTCCTTCGTTAACTTGACAGAACTTGAGCAATTATTAAAAGGATATTATAAACTCGGCGCTGTAGCAATGAACATGAGGTATCATCCATGTGTCATCGCCGTCAGGGATTTGATCCAGAATCAAGTGATTGGAGAAATTCTTAGTGCCAGGTTTTTTGTCGGGCAGTATCTTCCCGATTGGAGACCCGGTCGAGATTATTCGAAATCCTATTCTGCAAAGCGAGAATTGGGTGGTGGAGTTACTTTGGATCTTATTCACGAAATTGACCTGGCGGTTCATCTGCTGGGATCACCTTCAGAAAAGTTGGTCTCAATCGCTGCCAAATTTTCGTCATTAACGATTGAAACAGAGGATATTACAGAGATTGCATACATCACTGAACGAAGGTGTCTTGTTTCTTTACATTTGGACTATGTGTTTCGTGGATATAAAAGGGATATCACACTTCTTGGAACTAATGGTCATATCATTGTTGACCTGTTCAAAAATAAACTAAGTGTTTTTAATGAAGATTGTTCATTGGTAGAAGAAATCAAATATCCACATTTTGAAAGAAATGACATGTACTTGCAAATGCTCCGAACATATATATCAGATTTGAATGGTGGAACCTTCACTTCGCCATCGGTTGAAGAAGGATTACTAACTAATAAAATTGCTTTAACAGTACTTGAACAGAATGGATTAAACAATTGACCCATAACCTAGATAAATATTTTGATATTAAGAACAAAGTAATAGTTCTAATTGGTGCAACAGGTTTGTTAGGAACACGATATACTGATTTTCTATCCGCCTTGGGTGCAAATATTGTCATTGCCGATATCGACCAGGCAAAATGTGATAATTTAGCAGAAGTAGTAAAAACGAAATATTCAGTTGATCCGTTGCCACTCCAAATTGATATGACAACCGAACATGAGATCTTAAGTCTATTTACGAAAGTAATAGATAAATATGGCAAAATTGATGTTCTAATCAACAATGCACAAATAAAACCGGAAGGTTTTTACGCACCTTTTGAGAGTTACACAAAAAGCACCTTGATGAAGGTTTTAGACGGCAATCTGGGCGGTGTGGTTTTGTGTTGTCGAGAGGCGTGCAAACAATTTGTCATTCAAGGGTATGGTGTTATTGTCAATGTTTCTTCGGTTTATGGTAATGTGGGAGCCGACCAAAGATTATATGATGGAGTGGAAAATATATACTTTCCAAGTGAGCGTTTTTCATCTCCTGTTTCTTATGCAGTTTCTAAGGCTGGGATTCTAAATCTGACCAGATATCTGGCTTCATATTATCGAGAGAAAAATATTCGAGTGAATTCACTGACTCCGGGGGGAGTTTTTGACAATCACGATGAGAAATTTAATGATCAGTATAGTGCAAGGACATTGTTGGGGCGAATGGCTGATTATGATGAATATAATTCAGCTGTCCTTTTTTTGTGTTCTGACGCATCGAGTTATATGACCGGGGCGAATTTAGTTGTTGATGGAGGGTGGACAGCAATATGAAAAATCTATCGGATTTTTGCGATGAATAAATTTGTAATAGTAGGAACTGGGGGGTTAGGGAAGCGGCACTTACAAGGGCTTGCAGCGGCTTCAGTATCTTCAGAAATTATTATTTACGACCCGAACTCTGAAGCAGTGAATAGTGCAGTGGATGCATTCAACGAAGTTAAACAAGAACATGTTAAATTAATTGTTGTGGATTCTCTTGATAAACTTCCATCAATAATTGATCTAATGATCGTGGCAACAAATTCCAGAGAGAGGTTGGAAGTCCTTTCAAGTGCGCTAAAATATAGTTCTGTAGGGATACTTATTATGGAAAAATTTCTTTTTCCTACATTGATTGAGTATGAACAAGCAAATGAGTTAATAAAGAAGAGTGGAAGTCTGGCATTTGTCAATTGTCCACTAAGAATGTGGCCTCTTTTCCAACAAATTAAGGCTAAATTAAAAAATTCAAAACAATACAGCATAGATGTTTGTGGGAATGGTTGGGGTTTAGGATGTAATTCAATTCACTATTTAGACCTCTTTTCCTTTATCACTGGAAATGAAGATTTTGTGCTTGATTTTAAAAGATTAGACCCAAAATGGATCGAAAGTAAAAGACAGGGTTATATCGAATTTACAGGTACAATTAACGGGTCCGATCCCAAAACAAACTCTTCTTTACGGATGACTTCATTCAACGCTGAGAGAACACCAATTCTACTTAGGATTTCAAGTGAAAAAGGTCATTACATTATAAGGATGGCTTCGGAAATTGATGTCATGGAAATACTTCCAGAGTCAAAATGGGATCCAAAATATTGGAAGGCTGAGAATCAATTTCAAAGTAAACTTTCGTCTCTACTTGCTGAATCAATCAGTAATAGTTCTTTGATTCAATTGCCTTCATACGAAATTTCTGCAAAGCTTCACACTTCTCTATTGGTTGGATTTCTTTACCATTTGAGAGACTACTCTGAAACGATCACAGATACTTGTTACATTACTTAATTGTTAATAACCGAAATGAAAAATTATGGACACTAAAATTCTGTTAATTGGTGCGGGACCGATGGCAATTGAGTATGCAAAAGTTTTTGAGGCTATGGGGATTGACTTTACAGTTGTCGGTCGAGGGACCGTTTCCGCGATCAAATTCCAAAAGAAAACAGGTTTTGAAGTAGTTACTGGTGGACTAGAAAATCAGCCAACAGAATTTTTTAGTAAATTCAATCATGCCATAGTTGCTGTCGATGTTGAGGGTTTACATTCATCAACAATTTTCCTTATGGTTAAGGGCATAAAAAGCATTTTGGTAGAAAAACCTGCTGGTTTAACAACTTATGATGTAATATGCTTAAATGAAGTGGCTTTCGAAAAAAAATGTAAGGTTTTCGTCGCCTATAATAGACGGTTTTACACTTCATTTTTGGAGGCTGAAAAAATGATTAAAGAGGATGATGGGGTGAAATCATTTTCGTTCGAATTTACCGAGCGGTCTCATTTTATTAGGACTCTAAATAAATCGGAGGCTGCAAAGAACAATTGGTTTTTTGCAAATTCATCTCATGTTATAGATATGGCATTTGCTTTAGGGGGTCAACCACTGGAGATTAGATCTTTCTCAAAGGGGGGGGTGGATTGGCATCCAAAAGCATCAATTTTTGCAGGCTGTGGAATTTCAAAAAAAGGTTCACTTTTCACTTACTCGGCTAACTGGGAGTCAGCTGGTGGCTGGGGAGTAGAAATCCTCACGAAATATAGGAGGCTTATTTTTAAACCTCTCGAGAGATTAAAAGTACAAAAGGTTGGTGAAAATGACCCGGTAGAACTTGAGTTGGATTATGAATTAGATATTCTCTATAAGCCCGGACTGTATAGAATGGTTGAAAATTTTATTAATGGTGACGAGAAAGCTCTTTCAATCGGTGATCACTCTCTTATGATGCCAGTATATGAACAGATTTTGCACGGTAACGTATGATAATATCTATTTTAGATATTGAATTAAATTTATATTTTACTCTTTAAATCTTAATGCGAAACATTTTACTTTTCAGTCGTCTAAGTTTAGTTCATCTTTACGGTTCAATTTCTCCGAAATTATCAGATAATAGTAGGGTCATTCATTTAGCTTATTCTTCTATGGAAGAAGAAATATTACGTTCTGAATATGGTATTACGGAGGTGCATAATTTCAAGGAACTTGTGTCCGCTATTTATGAGACGGAGCAAATAGATGTGGCATTGTGCAATAAAATTGATGAGGATGTTATCCATTTTTCTGAGAGTCGATTTTGTCTTAACTCTTCAATTCAAAGCGACAGGACTCTCGAGAATCTTGATTACGATGAATGCTTAATTCTTTCACAAGTGTATTACAAATTTTGGATTAAGTTTATTGAAGAGTATAAGATTGACATTATATTCCATGAGATTACCGCACTACTTTTTTTGCACTTGTCTGCGATTGTGGCAAGAAAGTGTGGGGCTCGGTACTTGAGTCAGATCCAAATAAGGGGGGAGTCCAGATACAGCTGGATTTTTGTTGATGGTGAAAATGGTGATCCTGTAGAGTTGTCTTTTTTTGATAATCAGTACTCATTGACGCACGATAATATCGAAAGAGTAAGAGAATATCTTCAAAAGCAAAGAGCCGAATTGGGACTATTTTTCCCTGAATTGCGAAATAAGCAAAACTATAAAAATCAGTTTAGAATTTTAGTAAAGAGAACTGTCAAATTAATATTAAGTAGCTTTTCTAGAAAGTTTGAACAAAATAGCGGTTGTGTCAAAAGACCGATAGATCATGTGGAACAATTCCTTTTTGATTCTAACGCCGGGATATGGAATAAGTTCAAGACAGTGGTTGATGATTTTATTGGTATTAACTATGATTATTTCGAAAAATCAAATAACTATTTTTATTATCCCATGCATGTTGAACCGGAAGCAGTGATACTTTACTGGGCTGAAGGATTATATAAAAACCAGGTCAAGTTGATAGAAAATATTGCTGCTCAGCTGCCACCAAATTGTTACCTTTATGTCAAAGTGCACCCTCTCGATAAAAAAAATCGAAACATTCTTGATTATCAACGAATAAAGGCTATTCCGAATTTGAAACTGATTGGCCCGGAGGTTCCCAGCGTTGAATTGATTACACATTCTAGAGGGGTAATTACTATTAATGGAACATCCGGATACGAGGGTATTCTTTTAAACAAACAGGTGTTTACTTTGGGGAATAGTTTCTTCGAAACAAGCGACAGAGTAATCAAGATTCGTCATGTCAGGGACCTAAGACAAGAATTATACAGAAAGTACAATGTTGAGTATCAAGATGATGAACATTTATATAGATTTATTTTTTCGATACTTGATGTTTCGCATGAGGGATTTGTTGCGTTTTTTAGAAATCTGAAAGATGTTTTTCAGATTGATTTATCTTCGAACGCTGCGATGGTAGCTGAAAGTGTAAATCAACTCATCCGGAAATTAGATTAAATATGCTTTTCAATTCTGTTGGTTTTGCGATTTATCTTCC
This is a stretch of genomic DNA from Bacteroidota bacterium. It encodes these proteins:
- the neuC gene encoding UDP-N-acetylglucosamine 2-epimerase, which codes for MRRIFIVVERRADYSRFRPILQEMKKDPFFEIYLVVTGICLLETHGKDINYITEDGFEIHAQIPMFVEGSEDTGAEMVRSLSRVMKGLVDELEIAKPDLVLSGFDIGANLAVTIAAAHMNIPVAHIQGGEVTGSIDESIRHAMSKFAHIHFPATELSKERLIKMGEHPDSIFVVGCPSIDVLLETPVIPRKEIEDKLSIDLSKPTLLMIQHPVTTESLSSFDQISETIDAISESNINCIVSLPNNDAGHAKIIEKIKSSGLRWYPSLPTDLFVNLYRNVSALIGNSSSGIHETPTLRIPTINIGTRQQGRERAPNVIDVGYNKAEIVEAIKKAVFDESFRNFVKTIDNPYGDGHSARRIVEILRTIKLDGIVQKMFYD
- a CDS encoding NAD(P)-dependent oxidoreductase; the encoded protein is MTSVVLLGGGGFIGSKLSERLRTLNYNVVVADMHQMPGSTDNFIELDILSGSNFAEILKRFDVVINLTGQITSPINGCWKLNTQGITNILSALKGSNTHIIQISTVSVYGTADFVDEDSALNPETPYAVCKSFAEFLVRQSLKEENYTILRLSNLFGSEQKKGFFSYIVQAAKGNRTLEFNNDGSLLRYYLHIDDCVEAISLMAQKRLAGTYNVCGLKAYTIKDIIDIFDKIHNIKFSVKYSSISPSENIKTISSSKFKELTEYIARHSVEDYIKEIVLND
- a CDS encoding CBS domain-containing protein; translation: MTKKITEFLITQIATLREAMSRLDKTHKKVLFVVNDMNHLIGSLSDGDIRRALLANADFNMKVGDFCNTHPHKLGLDYEVTVVKNLFVEHNISALPVVNSENLVAEIIFWDDIFEVKQTNVKKTQLQLPVLIMAGGQGTRLEPFTKILPKPLIPIGDKSIIELVIDKFLLYGIDEFYITVKHKAKIIKSYFEELNPPYKVNFIEEGDPLGTIGALSLIKNNIHDTVLVTNCDIVIDCDYSEFLNFHNVNKYGISLIASLINHKIPYGICEIENGGNLKTFSEKPEQSFLASTGMYLINRDVVEIIPENTFYHVTQLIAQLKDKGGKIGVFPISENSWVDTGEWSEYKKTTAFFNDLAHQF
- a CDS encoding acylneuraminate cytidylyltransferase family protein encodes the protein MNLLITICARGGSKGIPGKNLSKIANLPLLSYSTVVAREFGAKYDADYGFSTDSVDILDLAKSVGFGTDYVRPAHLATDSSGKIDTIHDLIKYEESKNSKKYDYILDLDITSPLRTVDDLDIAFALLQSNSDALNLFSVNKAHRNPYFNQVEIKENGFFDLVKKTQTPVLTRQSAPKVWDLNASFYFYRRSFFDLNYRNAYTERSIIYEMPHMCFDLDEKLDFTIMSYLIENELLDFELLKLT
- a CDS encoding Gfo/Idh/MocA family oxidoreductase, yielding MRVGIVGLGSIGQRHAQNLINLGVEDLLLLRLKGIGNKFGISEYYSIESFFCENPDFVIIAVPTSEHIHFLKEVIIRENSFLCEKPLVSSFVNLTELEQLLKGYYKLGAVAMNMRYHPCVIAVRDLIQNQVIGEILSARFFVGQYLPDWRPGRDYSKSYSAKRELGGGVTLDLIHEIDLAVHLLGSPSEKLVSIAAKFSSLTIETEDITEIAYITERRCLVSLHLDYVFRGYKRDITLLGTNGHIIVDLFKNKLSVFNEDCSLVEEIKYPHFERNDMYLQMLRTYISDLNGGTFTSPSVEEGLLTNKIALTVLEQNGLNN
- a CDS encoding SDR family oxidoreductase: MTHNLDKYFDIKNKVIVLIGATGLLGTRYTDFLSALGANIVIADIDQAKCDNLAEVVKTKYSVDPLPLQIDMTTEHEILSLFTKVIDKYGKIDVLINNAQIKPEGFYAPFESYTKSTLMKVLDGNLGGVVLCCREACKQFVIQGYGVIVNVSSVYGNVGADQRLYDGVENIYFPSERFSSPVSYAVSKAGILNLTRYLASYYREKNIRVNSLTPGGVFDNHDEKFNDQYSARTLLGRMADYDEYNSAVLFLCSDASSYMTGANLVVDGGWTAI
- a CDS encoding Gfo/Idh/MocA family oxidoreductase: MNKFVIVGTGGLGKRHLQGLAAASVSSEIIIYDPNSEAVNSAVDAFNEVKQEHVKLIVVDSLDKLPSIIDLMIVATNSRERLEVLSSALKYSSVGILIMEKFLFPTLIEYEQANELIKKSGSLAFVNCPLRMWPLFQQIKAKLKNSKQYSIDVCGNGWGLGCNSIHYLDLFSFITGNEDFVLDFKRLDPKWIESKRQGYIEFTGTINGSDPKTNSSLRMTSFNAERTPILLRISSEKGHYIIRMASEIDVMEILPESKWDPKYWKAENQFQSKLSSLLAESISNSSLIQLPSYEISAKLHTSLLVGFLYHLRDYSETITDTCYIT
- a CDS encoding gfo/Idh/MocA family oxidoreductase, encoding MDTKILLIGAGPMAIEYAKVFEAMGIDFTVVGRGTVSAIKFQKKTGFEVVTGGLENQPTEFFSKFNHAIVAVDVEGLHSSTIFLMVKGIKSILVEKPAGLTTYDVICLNEVAFEKKCKVFVAYNRRFYTSFLEAEKMIKEDDGVKSFSFEFTERSHFIRTLNKSEAAKNNWFFANSSHVIDMAFALGGQPLEIRSFSKGGVDWHPKASIFAGCGISKKGSLFTYSANWESAGGWGVEILTKYRRLIFKPLERLKVQKVGENDPVELELDYELDILYKPGLYRMVENFINGDEKALSIGDHSLMMPVYEQILHGNV